Proteins from a genomic interval of Phyllopteryx taeniolatus isolate TA_2022b chromosome 3, UOR_Ptae_1.2, whole genome shotgun sequence:
- the LOC133474896 gene encoding flavin reductase (NADPH)-like isoform X2: MRIAVLGATGQTGQFVVNQALQQGHSVTAVVRNLDKLTVHHDNLKIVEADIFSADSLKSHLKGVDVLVSCLGFSTSFFSSVTGYTHSMSAVIGAMREANVNRIITMTSWYTDPNSGTQSPYLIRFLLLPLIRSVLSNMWEMEQYLRQVDDINWTVVRPPGLKNLPSSALEFLTHEGYFVPNQDGHPAGSAMGRGDVARFMLSLLNNNAWVQKAVAITTK; this comes from the exons ATGAGGATCGCTGTGCTGGGAGCCACCGGGCAGACGGGCCAGTTTGTGGTGAACCAGGCACTGCAGCAAGGCCACTCTGTAACCGCCGTCGTCCGGAACCTGGACAAGCTCACCGTGCATCATGACAACCTCAAG ATAGTAGAGGCTGACATCTTCTCAGCAGACAGCCTCAAGTCTCATCTCAAGGGGGTGGATGTGCTGGTGTCCTGCCTGGGCTTCTCTACCTCCTTCTTCTCCAGTGTGACGGGGTACACCCACTCCATGAGCGCCGTGATCGGAGCCATGCGGGAGGCAAACGTCAACAGGATCATCACCATGACATCATGGTACACAGACC ctaactctggcaCTCAGTCGCCATACCTGATCCGCTTCCTGCTGCTGCCCCTGATCCGTAGCGTGCTCAGTAACATGTGGGAGATGGAGCAGTACCTGCGGCAGGTGGATGACATCAACTGGACCGTGGTGCGCCCGCCGGGTCTCAAGAACCTCCCATCCTCAg CCTTGGAGTTCCTGACGCACGAGGGCTACTTCGTGCCCAACCAGGACGGGCACCCAGCAGGGAGCGCTATGGGACGAGGCGATGTGGCTCGCTTCATGCTGTCGCTCCTCAACAACAACGCTTGGGTGCAGAAGGCAGTGGCCATCACCACCAAATGA
- the LOC133474896 gene encoding flavin reductase (NADPH)-like isoform X1, giving the protein MTGVFKGVSMRIAVLGATGQTGQFVVNQALQQGHSVTAVVRNLDKLTVHHDNLKIVEADIFSADSLKSHLKGVDVLVSCLGFSTSFFSSVTGYTHSMSAVIGAMREANVNRIITMTSWYTDPNSGTQSPYLIRFLLLPLIRSVLSNMWEMEQYLRQVDDINWTVVRPPGLKNLPSSALEFLTHEGYFVPNQDGHPAGSAMGRGDVARFMLSLLNNNAWVQKAVAITTK; this is encoded by the exons ATGACTGGtgtcttcaaagg TGTCAGCATGAGGATCGCTGTGCTGGGAGCCACCGGGCAGACGGGCCAGTTTGTGGTGAACCAGGCACTGCAGCAAGGCCACTCTGTAACCGCCGTCGTCCGGAACCTGGACAAGCTCACCGTGCATCATGACAACCTCAAG ATAGTAGAGGCTGACATCTTCTCAGCAGACAGCCTCAAGTCTCATCTCAAGGGGGTGGATGTGCTGGTGTCCTGCCTGGGCTTCTCTACCTCCTTCTTCTCCAGTGTGACGGGGTACACCCACTCCATGAGCGCCGTGATCGGAGCCATGCGGGAGGCAAACGTCAACAGGATCATCACCATGACATCATGGTACACAGACC ctaactctggcaCTCAGTCGCCATACCTGATCCGCTTCCTGCTGCTGCCCCTGATCCGTAGCGTGCTCAGTAACATGTGGGAGATGGAGCAGTACCTGCGGCAGGTGGATGACATCAACTGGACCGTGGTGCGCCCGCCGGGTCTCAAGAACCTCCCATCCTCAg CCTTGGAGTTCCTGACGCACGAGGGCTACTTCGTGCCCAACCAGGACGGGCACCCAGCAGGGAGCGCTATGGGACGAGGCGATGTGGCTCGCTTCATGCTGTCGCTCCTCAACAACAACGCTTGGGTGCAGAAGGCAGTGGCCATCACCACCAAATGA